The Ciona intestinalis unplaced genomic scaffold, KH HT000498.1, whole genome shotgun sequence region TTATGGTCGGACGGCGTCATCCGCACACCGTTTGCTGAGATCCCGGTTCACAACATTAAAACTTGCCAACCAGAACAATGGAAAGCTGTGGCTTGTGCTCTGCAGATTAAACCATGTAGTCGTCGTACTGGAGAGAGCATCATATGCAGGTACATATTACTCTGTtaggacagtaacttggtgaaTTTTTGTtaggacagtaacttggtgaatagtaacctcttttacactgatggtaggccaagttactgtctggatactaaactcatgatcagcagatgtttcggacagtaacttggtgtatagtaacctcttttacacagATGatagaccaagttactgtctggatactaaactcatgatcagcagatgtttcggacagtaacttggtggatagtaacctcttttacactgatgatggaccaagttactgtccggaTNNNNNNNNNNNNNNNNNNNNNNNNNNNNNNNNNNNNNNNNNNNNNNNNNNTGACTCCAATGCTCAAATGCttcaatatttatatacagttGTAAGATTAAAGGGCAGTTTATTCTGTATACAGTGTTGGTGTTAAGTACTCGATACACCCTATATGTAGAATAATGGATGTGAATACGATTCCAGTGTAACCGGTTTTTAATATCTTCACGTTTCTATCACTTCGCGACCTCATGTATTTGGAGGTCTGCTCGGATTCCTCAAGGCGAAAGGCGACATTAATACCAGAGGTTTTATTTTCGAGCATTTGCTGCGAATCACTTGTCGACTCTCGCCCCGGGAAATAGTAACTTAGCACTTTAATACGAATCACGAATTCGTTAAGTATTTCGTTGGTAAGGTTAATATAACGGGAAGCAAAgagtaaaatatgttattgcAGCTAAGCCATGGTGTGTGGGCAGATAAGCTGTCGGTTTGTTTTGGTCGAGACGTCAGCGTGTTATAGACCGTAGATTCCAACCGCACGTGATTAGCAGAGTATGCTGAGAGATAGTAACTTGGTTTATACTGAtcatggaccaagttactgtctggttACTAAACTCAttatcagcagatgtttcggacagtaacttggtggatagtaacctcttttacactaatgatggaccaagttactgtctggatactaaactcatgatcagcagatgtttcggacagtaacttggtggatagtaaccttttttacactgatgatggaccaagttactgtctggat contains the following coding sequences:
- the LOC113475442 gene encoding reversion-inducing cysteine-rich protein with Kazal motifs-like, yielding MGCSGLSFCSNFNNRPTSLFRSCNAFSDEIASDDFRLWSDGVIRTPFAEIPVHNIKTCQPEQWKAVACALQIKPCSRRTGESIICRYILLC